TCGAGTAGGCGACCCCCGCCTTGGTCAGCGAGCCGTTGAGGTTCAGCATGCCCACCAGCCCGGGCCAGGTGCCCGACCAGTTGGCGACCGTGAGGATCGGCCCGCGGTGGCTCATCAGCCCGTGCAGGATGTGGTGAGAGTATTGCCAAACCGCCTCGGCCACGATCAGCGGCGCGTCGGGGTCCACCGTACGGAAGACGTCCATCCCTTCCTTCTGGCTGGCGATGAAGCCGTGCTTGTCCTTGGGCTTGTAGGCGTGGGCGCGCTTGAGGGTGTAGCCCATCTGCTTCACGGCAAGCCCGAGCTGCTGCTCCATCACATCCTGCGCGGCCCAGCAGTTCTGGTTCGCGCTCAGACGCAGGTCGCCGTTGGCGATCAGAAGCACGGTTTTGCGTCGGCGGGCGTTGCGCACCGCGTCGGCCTTCGTTGCCGAGCGGGGGCGCGGGCGGGTGCGGGGCTTGCGCGGCTTCGTGACCTTGCCGGTCGCGGGTTTCTTGGGTTTCGTGGCCATGCTCGGCTCCTGATCGGGGCTAGTGAATCCGGGCCCGGATCATACCGCTGCCGCCGCACCGCGTCCTACAATGCGGCCATGCCCGACGCGCCCGAACCCAACCCCACCCCGGCACCCACGGAAACGACGGCCCCCGGCGAAGCCGAAGATGCGCCTGCCGAGGCCAATGCCGACGCCGCCCTTTCGACCCGTGAAAAGCTGCTCAAAAAAGCGCACGCCCTGCCCAAAGTCCCCGGCGTCTACCTCATGAAAGACAAGGCCGGCGTCGTGCTCTACGTCGGCAAGGCCGCCGTGCTGCCCAACCGTGTTGTCAACTACTTCACGCCCGCCGCGGACCACGGCCCACGCAAGAACAACATGCTCCCGCTCATCGCGGACTTCGACATCCTCGAGTGCGAGACCGAGTGGGAGGCCCTCTTCGCCGAGAACCGGCTGATCAAGGACATCCACCCGCGCTTCAACGCGACGCTCACCGACGACCGTACCTTCCCCTATCTCGTCATCACGATGCGCGACGACTTCCCGGGCGTCTTCATCACCCGCGAGCCCAACGCCCCGCAGTACAAGGGCGCGAAAGTCCTGGGCCCGTTCCTCCGCGTCAACGCCCTGCGCGAATCGGTCCAGCTTTTGCAACGCATCTTCAAGTTCCGCACGTGCTCGCTCACCATCCACGCAGACGACGAGAAGAACAAGTACTTTCGGCCGTGCCTGCTCTACCCGATCAAGCAGTGCAGCGGCCCGTGCGGCGCAAAGATCGACAAGGACGCCTACCGCGAAGACATCAAGCGGTTCGTGCGGTTCATCAGCTCGAAGCGGAGCGTGCTGCTGCGCGAGCTTCGCCAGGAGATGCAGCAGGCGAGCGATGCGTTGAACTTCGAGCGGGCGGCCGTGCTGCGTGACCAGATCGATGCGCTGGAAAAACTCGACGCCCGGGGAAGCGTCAAGGACCAGTGGCAGCCCGAGATCGAGTCGTTCATGCACGACCCGGCCAAGGGGCTCGCGTCGCTGCAACGCGCGCTGGGCATGGAGAGCGCGATCCGCTGCGTCGAGTGCATCGACATCGCCCACCTCCAGGGCGGCGAAACGGTCGGCAGCAAGGTGTGTTTCGTCGATGGTCGGCCATTGAAAAACCAGTACCGGCGCTACCGCATCAAGTCGCCTGCCCCCAACAGCCCGGCGGGGAAGATCAACGACGACTACGCGAGCATCCGCGAGGTCGTGTCGCGCCGCTACCGCGAGGCCGGCGCGGGACAGGAGCTCTACCCCGACGTCGTCGTGATTGATGGCGGGCTGGGCCAGCTCCACGCCGCGCTGGAGGCCTTCGACGAACTCGACGTCAAGCCCCCGATGGTGATCTCGCTGGCGAAGAAGGAGGAGCTGATCTACATGCAGGCGAAGAAGGAACCGATCCGACTTGGCCGGGAGAATCCGGGGCTCAAGCTCGTGCAGGCCGCGCGTGATGAGGCCCACCGGTTCGCGCAGCACTACCACCACATCTTGCGGCGGAAGAAGGTGATCGGGGAGTAGTCAATAAACGTGGGGCAGACATTCCTGTCTGCCACTGGCCTCAGGCCAGATGAAACGTTGAACCTATGAGCCTTCGGCTATGCCGAATGGCAGACAGGAATGTCTGCCCCACCGCTGGCACCGACTCAAACATGATCGGCATAGTTGTGCCGCACGCGCCGCCGCTCCGGGCCCGCGAAGTCGGCCTGGGTGTGTCGTCGGTTGGCGCGGCGGATGGCGTGGGCGAAGAGGTACGTCGTGATCCCGATCAGCAGCGCCGCGGCGAGGGCGATGATCGGCTCGGTGATGTCCGCGCGGTACGTCTCGCCGACACGGGCGCGGTAGAGCTCGACCCCGAGCGCAGCCAACAGCACAGCGACCACCGCACGCTTGAGCGACAGCTTCGCCCGGCTGCGCAGCATGGAGAGCGACAGCAGGCACCCTAGCGCCGCGTAGACCAGGAGCGAGCGCCCCAGCAGCAGCGCGGCCGAGTCGTACGACGCCGCAAAATGCCGCTCGAACGGCAGGGCCACTTCGTTGTTCGCCTGCGTGGGCATGGGCCCGGCGAAAGCGTGTACCGCCTGGGTCGCGTACCACCCGGTCAGCAGGGCGGCGGTGAGCAGCACCACCGCCAGCATCGCTCCCGGGCTTCGGCGAAGGAAACGGAGCTGGACCCGCAAGCCGTGCAGCGGCCAGGCGCATCGGCAGTAGACACCGAACATCACGCGCATCGCGCACGCCCACAGCCAAGGCGCGATGACGACCGCGAAAATGCCCATGCTGACATTGGCCACGAAATCTGCGAGCGACGCGACCCGCGTCGGCGACCACACCTGGGTGCACTCCATCAGCCAGCCCAGCGCGGCGACGACCCCGCTCCCCAGAACGATCTGCGTGCCGGCACCAAACCCGCGGCGGCGCATCGCGATCCGCAGCATCACACCCAGCGGGACGTAGAGCACGAGGTTGACGACCAGGTCAACCGTCGAGAGCGAGAATCCCAGCGCGGTGGTTTCCCCGGCAGGCGTCACCCAGCCCGGGCCCGAAAGCCAAGCGAAAAGACCGCGCCAAAGCCCGCCGTGCTCGGCGAAGAATCGCGCGGGCTGGAGGTCAAACGGGAGCAGCGAGCCGTAGACCATCAGGACGAGCCAGACGGCCGCCAGCACGCCAGGCCTCGCGAGCGTCGGCAGCGCGTGCGGCGTCCATCGCCGGCGTCGGCGAGGCCTTGCCTTCTGTTCTTCTTGTCGCGTGGTGTGGCCCGGCATGCGGCTGCTCTCAAAGTACCTGCACGCAACGTAGCGGATCACCGCTGAAAATCACTGGGAGTTGAACCGGCAGTCGCTACGCAGCGAGCCGGGCTGTTGCCTTGACGAGCCGCGACCGTTAGGGAGCGGACCCTGTGATTGGCACAAACAAACGCATATGTCCGCTCCCTCACGGTCGCGGCTCGTAGAACCTTCGCGCTGATGCTCTTAAGCCGCGCTGGACTTGCCGCCGCGTCGTTTGCGTTTGCGGGCCGGGGGCTCAAGCGGCGCGGCCGCGGTGTCGCAGGATTCCTCGGCGGGGGCGGGCTGGGCCCGGGTCGTCCGGAAAAAGTCGTGCAGCATCGCATGGAGCTGGCTGTGCTCGACAAAGGTCTCGCGTGCCGATTCGCTGGTGAGCAGTTTTTCTTCGAGCTGCGACACCTGCGCGGCCGTCACGTCGCCGTCGAGATAGCCCCAGGTCAGCGTGTCGAGATCACGGGGCGTTTGATTCTTGTCGGGCATGGCGCAATCTCGTCGAGGTGGCACGGGCGTACCGGGACAACATCGACGAGATGCGCGACCGACTTAGGGGGCCGGGCGATAAGTTTTGCGGGTTGTAGGGGTGGGGGAAGTCCGGCGGCGGGTTACACCGGGGGGCCGGTGGACACGAACTGAACTGCGCCGCTGATCCGGGCCTTCGCGGACTCAGGCCTCGGCTTGGAAGAACTGTTTGCGATAGCGCGTCGCCTTACTCAGCGTTGCCGGCGACGGCTTCTTCGAAGAAGGGCAGCAGGTCGCTTCGGAACTTTTCGAGCGACTCGCCGTGGGTGAAGACCATGTGGCCCGACTCGTAGTAGCCCATCGTGAGGCGGTCGACCGCGTGGGGGTGCGTGATCGACTGGTTCAGGGTGTACTCGGCCGCGTGGTACGGCGTCGCGAGGTCGTAGTAGCCGGCGGCGACGAAGACGTGCAGCCCGGGGTTCTCGGTCATCGCGCGGCGCAGGTCGCCCGAGATGTTGGGGTAGCTGTTTCGCGCGATGTCGAAGTTCCAGCCCAGCCCGGCAAGCACCTCGTAGTTGTCGCTCGTCTCGTAGCCCAGCTCGTTTCGGACGTAGTCGTTAAACGACGCGGTAAAGCCCGGCGCGACGCGGTAGTAGCTCGGGTCGCCCGTGCCCGAGCGGTCGGACGCGCGGTCGAGGTCGGGGCCGACGATCCGGCCGTCGAATCGGCCGATGATGCTGCGTTCGTCGTCGAGCAGCGCGTCGCCGAAGCGCCACTGCGGGACGCGGAGGTTGCTGCGATCGATCATGTCTTCGCTGAGCCCGGTGTAGCGGGCCATGTCGCGGATCAGCGCCGCGCGCTGGTCGGCGGGCAGCTCTCGGCCACGCATCAACGCGGGGGTGTAGGTCTCGCGTGCCCAGGTCTCGACTTCGTCGAGCAACTCGGGCAGCTCACGGTCGGCGAGGTCGGCGGCGAGCTTGCCGTGGTAGTGCGCCAGCGCGGTGTAGGTCGGCATGTACAGCGTGTAGGGCAGGTCGTTGCCCTCGTCGAAACGCAGGGTCTGGAAGTTGAGTACAGCCGAGACGAGGACGACGCCGCTGACGGCGATGCCTTCGCCCTGGAGGTGTTGCGAGAGCCCGGCCGCGCGGGTCGTGCCGTAGGACTCGCCGGCTAGGAACTTCGGGCTGCGCCAGCGATCGTTCTCGGTGATCCAGAGGCGGATGAATTCGCCGACGGATCGGATATCGCCCGAGACAGAGTGGTACTGCGCGGCGCTGGTGTCGCCTTCGGTTTGGGAGAAGCCGGTGGAGACGGGGTCGATGAAGACGAGGTCGGTGGTATCGAGGATGGAGCGGTGGTTGTCGGTGAGTTCGTAGGGCGGGCCGACGGTGTGGCCGACATCGTCGAACGCGACGCGGCGTGGGCCGAAGCAGCCCATGTGGAGCCAGATCGAGGACGAGCCGGGCCCGCCGTTGAAGCAGAACATGACGGGTCGCTGCGCGGTGTCGTCGATGTCGTCGCGGGTGTAGGCGATGTAGAAGACGCTGGCGAGCGGCTCATCTTTTCGGTTGGTGAGCTGGATCGTCGCGGCGGTCGCGGTGTAGGGGATTTCGTTGCCGGCGATGGTGACGGTGTGCTGGGTGACGCCGGGCGCTTGTGCGGCTTCCTCGGCGGGTGCCGCTTCGGCGGGCTGCGCGGCGGACGGCGTGGCGGGCTGCGCGTAGCAAAACGTCGAACTCAGTAGCAAGGCAAGACAGCTCAGGGCAGTGCGTTTCATAAATCCTCACGGGTGTCGTTGTGGCCAGACGGGGGCGTCCGTATGGTACGCCGATGGGCTGGCTGGTGTTCACGAATCTGTACGTCGCGCTGTGCGGCGCGGCGCTGACGGCCGCGACGTGCATGCTGCTCGGGCTGCCGATCCGGCTGGGCGCGCCGGCCGGTCTCGTCTTCGCGGCGACGCTCGTGGTGTACAACCTCGACCGGCTCGTCGAGCCCAGGCCCGGTGACAGCCCGCACGAACGCTGGGTCGCGCGGCACCGCGCGGCGCTCTGGGTGCTAACGGGTTTCGCGGGGGCCGGGTGTGTCGTTGCCACATGCTATTTGAGCGCAGGCGCGCAGTGGTCGCTGCTTGCGCCGGCCGTCGTCGCGCTGGGCTACTGCGTCCCGGTCCTGCCGATGCACGGCCGCGACGGCTGGCGGCTTCGCCGACTCAAGGAAGTGCCCGGTATGAAGCTGCTGCTGATCGGCGCGGTGTGGACCTACGCCACCGCCGGGCTGCCGATGCTCGACGCCGGCGTCGCGCTTACCACAACCTCGGCGGCCGTCCTCCTGCTGGGCCGGCTGCTGTTTATCCTGGCGGTCGCGCTGCCCTTCGACATCCCCGACATGGCGCGCGACCGGGCGAGCGGGATCGTCACGCTGCCCCAGTCGC
The sequence above is a segment of the Phycisphaeraceae bacterium D3-23 genome. Coding sequences within it:
- a CDS encoding excinuclease ABC subunit UvrC, which codes for MPDAPEPNPTPAPTETTAPGEAEDAPAEANADAALSTREKLLKKAHALPKVPGVYLMKDKAGVVLYVGKAAVLPNRVVNYFTPAADHGPRKNNMLPLIADFDILECETEWEALFAENRLIKDIHPRFNATLTDDRTFPYLVITMRDDFPGVFITREPNAPQYKGAKVLGPFLRVNALRESVQLLQRIFKFRTCSLTIHADDEKNKYFRPCLLYPIKQCSGPCGAKIDKDAYREDIKRFVRFISSKRSVLLRELRQEMQQASDALNFERAAVLRDQIDALEKLDARGSVKDQWQPEIESFMHDPAKGLASLQRALGMESAIRCVECIDIAHLQGGETVGSKVCFVDGRPLKNQYRRYRIKSPAPNSPAGKINDDYASIREVVSRRYREAGAGQELYPDVVVIDGGLGQLHAALEAFDELDVKPPMVISLAKKEELIYMQAKKEPIRLGRENPGLKLVQAARDEAHRFAQHYHHILRRKKVIGE